CACAATTAGTTTCGAACCAAGGGTCCGATCGAGAGCAAAATTACTGTCCAACCTAAATACAAGCCAGGCCGTAACATAACAATTTGTTTGATTACTCATTTTATCTCTAACTTGTTTATCTAACAatcttgattatttgtgttgaatcaatccacatgtccttaaaatcgcgtataaatttaattgttattcgttTATAgcgtaaaaaattataaaatataattcATTGGGTAAAATGTCACTAAAAAAATCGTTGCGATATATGAATTAAGTTACACTTTTAAATAGAAAGTATATATGGAATAATATGTCTAAATCTATCAGTTTGGTCAGTTATTGTTAGTAAGGAAACAGGACTAATTTTCCATTAAAGACGAGAAAAGGAGAGAAGGATCCAGTCAGCCAGATATTTCTATTCAGGAGAAGATACAAAATGAACAAAATACAGTTGGCTAAGTAAAATGGGCCTATTATATAAACATTGACTCTGAttggctatttgtgtaacaattTCAAACAAAAACCCTTATTCGATCAAGTTGGGCGCAGGCGCGTGTATGCCTCAACTGGATCAGTATAACATAATTAGGCCACAACATCATGAACTCCAATTAGGGGCGGCAAACGGGCGGGGCGGGGTGGGTCGAATATGGGCaggtcgaaaacgggtaatgcataaaaatgaataaattatccgacccatatttaatatgaCTTCTTGAATATTATCACTTTTGGGAGACTTCCTAGTCTCCCagtgaggaacccccaatttgaagttttacaaatgtaaaagttaaactcattagttatccattggttatccattttctaagtggataatatgggtttTTATCCATTTTTGATCCGTTTTTAAATAGTTCATTATTCGACCaattttttaatgaataatatgggtggataactgCTTTCTTTTAACCATCTTGCCATTACCAACTCcaattattgaagaaaaaaaaaagtctaaTCTGCCCACACCTTTTCTCACCTTGACTACTTCTGGGTTTAGTAGAAGTCATttctcattttaaaaatatatctttctgcaaattatatttttgtaaaaattattttgtggaaaatattttttgtttttggctggtGAGAAAATAATaggttttgaaatgaaaattaataataatatcatCAGATTGGAGCttacttttatttaatttttgagtATTAAAGAATAATAATATTTAGTTTTTAGTTTGGGCAAGAAAATGAAGTTAACAGTTCATAAATCGTGAAGAGCAATGACCTTTGCCATaagtaaagaaaattattttcctctttttgatGAACCGGTAGCAAACATCAGAAGTAACTTCCTCATAAAAAAATCGTAGAATAAATAATTTCCATCGTACCAAAGACAGAAGTGGTTAAACTAGTTATATTACCACCTTTTACGTCTAGTAATACGCAAAAAGAATAGTAGTAACAAAGTTACTGGTAAATGAGGTCTAGTAGGGGTAGTCGACCTATCGTGCAAAACCTTCTAAACATTGGTCAGTTAGAACTTAGAAGCCTACTAAGACAGAAACATTTGCTTTGTCGGCTCAGTAAAATGTCAAATAAAGTTGAATATGGCGTATTTTACAAGCTGTTAGTTACTTGGACttaaattcataatttaaattaAATCGTGAACTTAAAGTTATAATTTGTGTAAGCTCTCTCTTTCCCTCAAAtgcagaattaaaaaaaaaggagttCTTTTTCACAATTTAATCACCTTGTGGGAACATGATTAGGAGAATTAGAAACAACATATAACGATTGAACCGTTATAATTCTCATCCTGCTACTCAAAGTTTATATATATTACTTGATCAATTTAGAAGTCAAGCTAAGAGGCTTCTAATTGACCTTTCTTTGTTGTTAATTTATTCCAACTTTGTGAACGTTACAAGTTTATGTGGGTATATTCTTCCTCTGTTATGctcatttaaaaatttaaaaaaaaaaaaaaaaacacctcCACTTCAATCTCTTAATGGAAAAAGCAGGCTGATCCATAACAAGATTCAAATATAACCcaacaaggaaataaaggaaCTCATCAAAATATATTTAGCCAGCTGCCAGTTACATTATaagtttattaaaaaaattaaatatagtGATCCACTTGAAGAATTGATTCCTCCACATGTATTATTGGTGCTGACATGGCAATATACAATTGGATCATAGCTCATCTTAACATTCACTTTTAATTTACTGTATAAGGTCATGGCTATGCTTTTAACCTATAGGCATCAAACCCTACCAAAATTGTTATAGTGTGAGTTGTAAGCCTTAAGGCCAATTGGATTGGTGGTAGACACATCAGAAAGGAAACTGTGGGTCCCATTTTGGCTTTGTGTATTTTCCCATTACAGAAAATAAATGAGCTGGTCAGGGGGTTCTGTCCAAGGCAGGAAATAACTAAATTAGGTTAAATGGAGCAtcaagggaaagaaagcaatttgGATTTCTGATTAATACAGTACTGTTGAACAACTGTAAAGGATAACAAAATAAAAGGTAAaagaagttttaaaaaaaaataaaagagaaaaggatAGTTAGATAGCTTCCTTGAATCTAGGCTTTGTTTACTACTACACTCCTCTATATAAATAGCTCATTCTTCCATTGTTCATAATGTACTTGTAAGCTACACACAAAGATTTATCTCTTCATTAACCAAGAAGAGTGAGgaaattttttttattgtgtTCAGAAGAGATGATTCACTTGGCTTTTACATTTGGCCTCCTaggtattaaaaaaatacaatatatttgtttatccttttttcattttattaatgGTTACCACCCCCTTTCTATATATGTACGAAACCATCTACTACAAAGCTTGAAACCCTACAAATTAAGTGTTTTCTAAAGGGAGAGTAGACAATGAGAATCGAACTCACACATATTGTGGGTCCAacaattataaattttatttttttgtcttaCTCTTTTTGTGTTATCGCACGGATTCACTAGTACTCTCTTTAACAGAAATCATCCCGCTTCATTATTTTTTCAGCTTAGAAATATTTGTATTGAAACACATTTCATTGTTTTAGACATTTATTCTTAATTGTCTTGGTTTAATTTGTTATCCACATTCTAATACCTCACTAAGTTtgaatttccttttttttaaatttatttcagGCAACATTGTCTCCTTCATGGTCTACCTTGCACCAGCGTAAGTATTTTTCCCAAAGCCATGCaatgcattttttttttctttcttcagaaAGGAAAAGGAAATTATGAAGTTAGAGTGTTGAAATGATAAAATTTGGTTGCAGGCCAACGTTTTACAAAATTTACAAGAAGAAATCAACGGAAGGGTTCCAATCAGTTCCTTACGTGGTTGGCTTATTCAGTGCCATGCTTTGGATTTACTATGCATTTCTCAAACCTGATACCACTCTTCTCATTACCATTAACTCTGTTGGCTGTTGCATACAATCTTTCTACATTTGCTTCTTCCTCTTTTACGCCACAAAGAAAGCCAAGGTATTGCAACAAATTTCCAATTCATTTCGTTGGATTTTTTCCTAgattgaatgttcaaatattaTTTCAATACTAAGTAAacgtttttctttttttggtgacACAACGTAGATGGACACAGTGAAGCTGCTTCTTTTGCTGAACTTTTTTGGTCTGGGATTAATCATTTTGTTAACTCAATTTCTTGCAAAAAGCTCCAACCGTGCTCAGATAGTCGGAtggatttgtcttattttttccTTGTGTGTATTCGTTGCACCTTTGGGTATTgttgtaagtatatatatattgcttCCTCACAAtctttttccttcctctttttcgTAACATTGTATACTAGTTTGCATGTATATCGACTATTCAACTTGAATCTTTAATTTTCCTTCATTAGCATTTATATGAATATATTTTGTTTTTGACTGCAGCGACAAGTTATAAAGACCCAAAGTGTGGAGTACATGCCATTTCTCCTATCATTTTTCCTGACATTAAGTGCCGTTATGTGGTTTTTCTATGGTCTACTACGCAAAGATTATAATATTGCTGtaagtttaaataaaaaaaaaaatcatttcgtTTCTTTTTTAATAAATGTCCTATAATGAATTCTCTTCAATTTGCAAAATAGATTCCAAACGTGCTGGGATTCACCCTCGGAGTGCTACAAATGGTGCTTTACGTGATTTACAAGAACGCGAAGAAGGtcacaaaagaaataaaaatagcggaaaaagaaaatacagtaACAATTGTGGAAGAGCATAAGCTTTCTGAGGACTTATTAAAAGAGCAGATTATTGATGTTGTGAAGTTGAGTGCAATGGTGTGTTCAGAAATAATTCCAATGGTTCCTGAGCTGAATGAAATTAATATGCCTCAACTCAGTGGGATTATTAATGGAGAGAAGATTACGCCAAAGGAAACCATAGAGGCCTCTGTTGAAGTCTGAACCTGCTACTTAATATGACAATGGCTTGTTTAATTAATTATCTAATTAATGTTATTGACCATGTTATGTATTCCAGATATTATTTCATAGCTAGGTTCTCACTAAGTGTAATTTAGGCAGGGCAAAAGCTCTGATTGTGTGTGCCTAAGTTTAATTATGTCTTTATCTTTTGATTAATTCTATTCGATTTGTAGCTAAAATATAACGTATTAATGAATCTTTCAGTTCCAACACAATCCCCTACCTTTTTTGTCAATCTCTAACTGTTAAATTCTTTGTTTTCTATTCCTTCTCTTTCATTACTTTTAAACTGAACAAGGAAGATTAAATGAAAAGATAAAAAATCTTTCGTTTAAttgcatgcaagtatatatgtGGAAATTAAATGAAAACTACACTTTACGTGTGTGACCATGCAAGAATGGGgttgagagaaaaagagaaaataaaacaaaaataaaataaaataaaataaaataaaaaagaccaAGAACAGAAAAAGACAGAATATGACTCCAAGAAGATGGGAAAGCCCACTCGTGCATTATATGCTTTTGCAATGTTTGCTTAACCTATAGTGGCTTTGAGCAAGTTGCTTCAATTTTTctctcaaaagaaaatgaatttcctTATAAAGAAtgtttacaaaattaattaaacaaagaatatattAGAAAAGGGTAAATTATTCGTATCAAAAcaatttatttataaataaatagATTAGAAGAATTGTTAcaaatctatactatattaaaagcacgaagtcccttagcgaaatgtcgttcgccttttttatcctttaaaaatatattttacattggataaaattgtaagATAAAAAAacattcctaatatttaggatttctaAATTAAAGaagttttaaaatatatatataatttagtgTTTGATATCTTCTCCTAATAAGGATACAAAATATTAAGACACTAAAAGAATACAAAAAAGTAGGAGGAAAGTTTCTTTTCCAACAATGAAACTCCACGATGTATTTTCTTAAAAGCTTGGTTGTTTAATCCATTTGTTTTTGTTCTTAAACTTTACGATATCATTAGGTTTTAAAATAGTAATTATTGTTGGAAAAAAAATAGGAATTATTAATTtgtgataaaaaattaattttcagaattAATTTACAGAAGTGCCTAATACTTTTTGgtaaaaaagaaactaatattATTATTAAGAGACTTTACAAAATAGAAATTAGTTACAAAATTCATCTTGTAGCTAATAGGATATATTTATAAGTTGTCACTAATTCTGTCACTGAATATGATTGGCgataaatttttattatttagcTGCATAATTGGTCCATCACtaattttcttctccttttttctaAGAAGTCTCGGGGAAAGGTTATTAGGTGGGACATGGCGCAGCTGGAGCTAattgaggacatgaccctagataggagggtgtggaggtcaaagattagggtagaaGATTCGTAGGTAGTCAAGTGTTTCTCTCTGTCTTGCTCAGTTCGCTgcattagtgttagtatgatatcTTTTATCCATATATGGCTATTACTACCTAGAGTTTGACTGCATTCTTGGATTCGATCTTATTTCATATTGctgttattcctacttgttgcaATTACATGTTCTTTTCAGTCGTTCTCtggccgagggtctatcggaaacagcctctctgcccttccaggggtaagggtaaggctgcgtacatcttaccctccccagaccctacttgtgggaaactactgggtttgttgttgttgttgtttgcagTTGACATGTCTATAATAAGTACCTAGACGATCATTTTGATacgaaattaaaataaaagaagggGATACATAATAGAACACCGATCTTTCAAGATTATCTTGGTTATTTTCACGCTTAGCTAGGTCATTCGCTACTTTTTAACTAAATAGGATAAATATTTATCATTTTCAAGagcttattttttaaaattttgttttcaagggcttatattttttataattttatatatatatagggtacATGTGCATCGCGCGTATCCTAAAACTAGTAAATCAAAATAAGGAAGATAAGCATAATATTGTAAACTACAAGAAAAATTAGTATTATAAAGCCAAACTTAAAGGGAAGTCTTTAAAATTAATATAACCTAATAATTAAGTCCCTTTAGTGATTTGTAAAAGTTTATGAATTTAACCGGAAAAAGGTGACAAATGTTAACTTTTGCGacgtactttcaaagatgatacAAATTTTTAACTTTACACAACTTCTGTTGATCTCAAACTGGCAATTAAATTGGCCCGTCATaaatcttttctctttttattcaGTATTTCACCTTATTAATGTAATACGTCATCATGTTTGAATAAGGACAAAGATCTTAAGCGACAAATCCAACATAACAGCTTAAAAGATGACACAAAAGATGACATGGGGGCTGGGGCAAGAGAGTTGGAGTCATGGCCAAGATTGTAAGGTGAAGTTCCCTTTTTTTGTTAAAAGGTAATtcaagtttggaatttttttccttcatatataatatttgaaacttatttattaaaattgtCCTAATTTTATATATTACCCACTCTAAACAAagattacttacaaattatatacaatcaattattagtattttaaattaggggatttagttacactttttttcttttttctctcctctcctctTTCCCTATTCTCTGTCGCCTCT
This DNA window, taken from Nicotiana tabacum cultivar K326 chromosome 4, ASM71507v2, whole genome shotgun sequence, encodes the following:
- the LOC107772218 gene encoding bidirectional sugar transporter SWEET10-like, with protein sequence MIHLAFTFGLLGNIVSFMVYLAPAPTFYKIYKKKSTEGFQSVPYVVGLFSAMLWIYYAFLKPDTTLLITINSVGCCIQSFYICFFLFYATKKAKMDTVKLLLLLNFFGLGLIILLTQFLAKSSNRAQIVGWICLIFSLCVFVAPLGIVRQVIKTQSVEYMPFLLSFFLTLSAVMWFFYGLLRKDYNIAIPNVLGFTLGVLQMVLYVIYKNAKKVTKEIKIAEKENTVTIVEEHKLSEDLLKEQIIDVVKLSAMVCSEIIPMVPELNEINMPQLSGIINGEKITPKETIEASVEV